TCGCCGGGATCCTCGCCCTGATCGTCCTGCTCCAGACCCTCAAGGTCGACCACGACCGGCCCGGCCGCACCCCGGCCGTGGTCAGCAGCAGCGTGGTCCTGGCGATCTGCACCGCCGAACTTCTCAGCGCCTTCAGCTGACCGTCCTTCCAGGAGAATCCGATGACCCAGTCCGAACTCTTCACCGTCTTCCCCGTCTTCCTGCTGGTCGACGTCAGCGCGTCGATGGCCGGCGGCTCGATCGAGGCGGTCAACAAGGCACTGCCCGACATCCAGAACGAGATGCGGGTCAACCCGATGGTCGGCGAGATCGCCCGGATCGGGCTGACCACGTTCTCCGACGAGGCACGGGTCGTCATCCCGATGTGCGACCTGGCCGAAGCGCATCTGCCGGAGCTGATGGTGGAGGGCGGGACCAACTTCGCGGCCGCGTTCCGGGGCGTCAAGCAGGCGATCGAATCCGGACTCACCTCGCTGCCCAAGGGCACCCCGGTCTATCGGCCGGTGGTCTTCTTCATGAGCGACGGCGCCCACCAGTCGCACGAGGACTGGGTGGGACCGCTGCGCGATCTGCGGGACGGGTGGAAGTTCGCGCCGGAGGTGGTGACCTTCGGGTTCGGCGCGTCGCAGCGGGAGTCGTTGCAGAAGATCGCCACCCGGTTCGCGTTCCAGGCCAAGGGCGACGACACGGTCAATCAGGTGCGGGAGATCATGAGCGCGATCGTGCGCAGCATCCGGACCACGTCGACCAGCCTGGCCGATCCGTCCAAGGCGCAGGGGTTGTACCTGGACACCCCGACCGAGACGTTCACCCAGCTGCCGACGCTGACGATCTGATCGGGTGGTCATGCGCACATCTGATCGTCGCCGCTTCCCCGACCTGTCCCGCCTGCGGAAACCGGTCCCGGAGCCGCCCGCGCCGCCGGACGAGAACGCCGAGGCTTCCGGGTCGCCCGGCCCTCCCCTGGTTCCCGCGGCTTCCACAGATCCCGGGTATCCCGCGGCCTCCACGGCTCCCGGGTATCCCGCGGCCTCCACGGCTCCCGGGCATCCCGCGGCCTCCACGGCTCCCGGGCATCCCGCGGCCTCCACGGCTCCCGGGCATCCCGCGGCCTCCACGGCTCCCGGCGCCCCCGCGGCTTCCACGCCACCCGCGGCTCGCACAGACGAGGAGCCGACGCCGGCCGGGCCGGTGGACCTGGCCTCCGAGGCGCCCACCATCGGGCGGGCGACGGCGCCGCACCTGGGCCGCCTCAACGCGGACACGCCGCTGCGGCCACCGGCGATCGCCCTCGACGGCACCACCGCCGGTACCTTCCGGGTGGCCGCCGCTTCGATGATCGGAACCGGCCACCTGGCGTCCGGGCATCCGCGGCAGGACGCCTACAACTTCATGGTCGGCGACTCCGGGCGCCTGTACATCGCGGTCGCCGACGGCCTCGGCTCCCGGCCGGTCTCCCAGCTCGGCTCGCACCTGTTCGCCGAGTCGGTGCTGCTCGCCGCCGCGGAGGCGGAGGACGCGGGTACCGGTGAGCCGGACCCGGCGGCGCTGCTGCGCCAGGCCAGCCGGCGCACCGCCGAGCTGGTGGAAGGAGTCTACGGGCAGGATCCGCGCGCGGCCGGGTTCGTCGGAGCGGTGGCGGTGATCACCGAGGCGGGCGGCCGGTTGGCCCGGATCGGGGACGTCTCCGCGTTCAGCCTGGTCGACGGGGAGTTCGCCGAGCTGTTCGCGGCCGACGAGGGCCTGGTCAACATCGTGACCGCGTCGATGCCCGGCGAACGGGAGGAGGAGATCGAGCTGGTCGACGTGCCGCCCGCTCCGGTGCTGGTCCTCGGCACCGACGGGCTCGCGAACGACCTGCGCAACTCCGGAAACCTGCGGGCGTGGCTGGGCGAACGCTGGCGGGTGCCGCACCTGCCGTTCGGGGTCGGCGACGCGCTGCGGTATCGGCGGCAGGGCTCCCACGACGACCGCACCGCCGTGGTCGTGTGGCGCGGCACGCCACCGACGGCGCCATCCGCCACACCGGTCACCGCGTCGCCAGCCGCCTCCCTCACCGCCTCAGCCACCGCCTCGCCCACCTCCTCGTTAACCGCCTCGCCCACCGCCTCGTTCACTGATGAGCGCGGCGCCTCGTTCGCCGCCTCGCCCACCGCCTCGTTCACTGATGAGCGCGGCGCCTCGTTCACTGATGAGCGCGGCGCCTCGTTCACTGATGAGCGCGGCGCCTCGTTCACCGAAGAGCGCGCCGCGTTCACCCAGGAACACGGCGGGGCGGCCGGCGTCGGGAACGCCGACGAGTCCGGTGCGGAGCAGGCCGATGAGACGTGAGCTGAACGCCGGCGGGTTGCTCTCGCCGCTCCACTTCCCGCTGCTGTTCCTGCTGCTCTGGGGCGTGCTCAGCCTGCCCTACGGCCCGGTGCTGGCGCTGCCCGGCGCGGCGCTGCTGACCACGCTGCTCGCGGTCGGGGTCAGCCGGATGGCCGGCAGCGCCTGGTTCCGCGCGCTGGACCGCCGGGCCGCGCGGCGGACCCTGGCGCTGTGCCTGACCGTGCTCCCGGCCACGGTCACCACGATGCTGCTGGCCCTGCTCGGGCTGAGCCTGATCTGGGCGATCCCGGCCGGGCTGGTGCTGCTGACCGGCGCCACCGCGATCCACCTGACCACCCCACGCCCCCGGCACCCGCGAACCTGGCCGACGCCACCGCCGCCGACAGCTCTGACGCCGCCACCGTTCATCCCGGCTCCCGCGAACCCAGCGCGGACCGCGCCTCCCCCGCCGCCGCCCGCGAACCCGGCACGGACCGCGCCACCCCCGCCGCCGCCCGCGAACCCGGCACGGACCGCGCCCCCACCGCCGCCCACAAGCCCCGCATGGACAGGGCCACCCCCGCCGGCCACAAAACCCGCGCCGACCGGGCCGGCCCCGGCCCTGTCCCCGAGCCCGGCACGAACCGGGCCTCCCCGGCCGCCGGCCGCACCGGCAACCAGCGGGCCCGCCCCGGCGCCGCCGGATCAGCTCGCCCAGGCGCGGGCGTTGCTGGACGGGACCGGGCCGGGCGCCGCTCTACCCGTACTCAAAATGGCGATCAGCGACCCGGAGATCGATCCGGCGGCGGCGCTAGGGGTTGCGGACGACCTCGTCGAGGCGGAGAGCCGGCGGGCCGAGCAGACGCGGGACGAGCGTCCCTACGCCGCCGCCCTGGCCGTGCTCACCGACCTGGTGCAGCGCCACCCGGACGTCCCCGGCGGCCGCACCCAGCTGCACAGTCACCGTGCGCAGTTCCTGATGTTCCAGGCGGGCCGGCTGGCCGACGCCCTGCCCGAGGACGATCCGGCCCTGCCCGGCCGGCTCGACGAGCTGTTCCGGCGCACCGAGACGGAGCTGCGGGCCGCGATCGACGCCGCGCCGCCGGGCGGGGCGGACTGGGCCCGGGAGAGCGCCGCGCTCGGTCTGCTCTGCTGCAACACGCCGGGCCGGATCGACGAGGGCATCGCGCTGATCCGGCGCGGCCTCGGCGAACGGCTGCCCGCCGGGCAGCGCGCACAGGCCCGGCTGGACCTGGCCGAGGCGCTGAGCATCCGGCTGCGGCACGGTGAACGCCCTGGTGACCGGGCGGAGATCGAGCATCTGCTGCGGCAGGTCGATCGGGCCGGCCCGCCCTACGACGAACGGGCCGCGGTGCTGCGCGCCGGGCTCTGACGGTTGCCTTTCCGGACCGCGAACGATAGACAGTGATGTCTGTCCGATAGGGATCGTGAAGGGGTGGCCGTGACGGAGCCGAACGACTGGGTGCCGGCCGGGATCGACGTCAACCAGCCGAGCGCCGCCCGGGTCTACGACTACTTCCTGGGCGGGGCGCACAACTTCGCGGTGGACCGGGCACTCGCCGAGCAGATCGCCGCCATGACGCCGAACATCGGCGAGACGATGCGGTCCAACCGGGTCTTCCTGCGCCGGGCGGTGCGGTTCCTGGCCGAGCAGGGGGTGCGGCAGTTCCTCGACATCGGCTCCGGCATCCCGACCGCGGGCAACGTGCACGAGATCGCGCTGGCCGCCGCCCCGGACGCGCGGGTGGTCTACGTCGACATCGACCCGGTGGCGGTCGAGCACAGCCGGGCGATCCTGGCCGGCATCGAGGGCACCGGGGTGATCCTCGCCGACGTGCGCGAGGTGGACCGGGTGCTGGCCGAGGCGGAGAAGGCCGGGCTGGACTTCACCCAGCCGGTGGCGGTGCTGCTGGCCGGGGTGCTGCACTTCGTGCCGGACGGCGACGACCCGGGAGCGCTCGTGGCGGCGCTCGGCGCGGCCGTGGTGCCGGGTAGCTACCTGCTGATCTCGCACGCCACGGCGGACGGGCAGCCGCCCGAGGTGATCGAGGCGCAACGGCTGTCCGGGCGTACCGGGACGGAGATCGTGCTGCGGCCGGCGAGCGTGCTCAAGGCGTACTTCAAGGGCTTCGATCTGGTCGAACCTGGCCTGGTCTTCATCCCGCAGTGGCGGCCGGATCCGAGCGATCCGGTCGACGAGCACCCTGAGCGGGTGGGCGCCTACGCCGGAGTCGGCCGCAAGGGATGACCGACTTCGCCCAGCTCTGGCGGGAGCGGGTGGCGCCCGAGGGTTTCGTGCCGCTGGACGGTGCCGCCCTGGAAGCCCTGCTGGACCGGCTGACCCGCCGGCTTCTCGAGGACGATCCGGCGGCGGCCCGCGAGGTCGGCGCCGAACTGGTCCACGCCCACCTGACCGATCCTGCCGTGCTCGCCGCCACCATCGTGACGATCGGCGCGGCCCTGCCCAGCGCGCGGCTCGCGGAGATCCAGGCCGCGGTCGCCGAGGGGTACGCGCACGCCCTGCGCGAGGCCACCATGGCCGAGCAGGAGCGACTCGGCCGTGCGGTGCTGGACGCGCACGCCACCGCCGAACGCGCGCTGCGGGCCAGCGAGTCCCGGCTGCGCGCGATCTTCCACAGCGCCGCGGTGGGGATCGGCGTGTGCACCATGGACGGGCGGATCGTGCGGGTCAACCAGGCGTTCGCCGACCTGCTCGGGTACACGCCGGACGAGCTGTGCACGATGGTGGTCCCGCAGCTCGCCCACCCCAGCGACCCGCCCGGCATGTGGCGGCTCTACGACGAGATGATCCGGGGCGACCGGGACCACGTGCGGCTGGAGAAGGCGTATTACCGCCAGGACGGCACCGTGGTGTGGACCGACCTGACGTCCTCGCTGATCCGTGACGAGGACGGCAAACCCGAGCTGATCATGGCGATGGTGCACGACATCACCGACCGGCGCCTGCTCAAGGAGAGCCTGGAGCACCAGGCCAGCCACGACCCGCTGACCGGCCTGCCGAACCGGGTGATGATCGCCGCCCACCTGGAGCGGGTCTTCGCGACCGCCGGGCGGGTCGGCCTGTGCTACCTGGACCTGGACGGATTCAAGCGGATCAACGACACGCTCGGCCACCAGGTCGGCGACGAGCTGCTGGTCACCGTCGCCGAGCGGATCGCGGCGTGCGCCGACGAGCCGTGCCGGATCGCCGGGCGGATGAGCGGCGACGAGTTCGTCCTCGCGGTCCGCGACCCGTCCGGGCCGGCCGAGATGCGGGAGCTGGCCGAACGGCTGCTGGCCGAGCTGACCAGGCCCTACGAGATCGGGCGGCACCGGCTGCGGGTGTCCGCGAGCATCGGGGTGGTCGACAGCGACGTGTCCGGCACGTCACCGGCCGAGCTGATGAAGGCCGCCGACCTGACCCTGTACGTCGCGAAGTCGGAGGGCAAGGCCCGCTTCGTGATGTACGACGCGGACCGCAACGCGCGGCAGGCCGCCCGGTACACACTGGCCGCGGCCATCCCGGACGCCCTCGAACGCGGCGAGTTCACCGTCGTCTACCAGCCGCTGGTGGCGTTCGCCGACGAGCGGCTGTGCGGGGTCGAGGCCCTGGTCCGGTGGCAGCATCCGCTGCTCGGGCTGCTCTCGCCGGACACGTTCATCCCGCTCGCCGAGGAGACCGGGGTGATCGTGGCGCTGGGGCGGCACGTGCTGCGGGAGGCGTGTGCGCAGGCGGCCTCGTGGACCGATGTGTTCGTCGCGGTGAACGTGACGGTGGCGCAGGTGCGGGAGCCGAGTTTCCCCGCCGAGGTGGCGGCGATCCTGGCGGAGACCGGGCTGGATCCCCGGCGGCTCGTCCTGGAGCTGACCGAGAGCGCGATCATGGACACGGATGGGGCGCCGCTGGCGGCGCTCGACGGGCTGGCGGCTCGGGGGATCCGGATCGCGATCGACGATTTCGGGACCGGGTATTCGAATCTCGCCTATCTGCGGCGACTGCCGGTGCACATCCTGAAATTGGCCGGGCCGTTCGTGGACGGGCTGCGCCACTCGTCGTCGGTGGACGAGCAGATCGTGCGGACGATCGTGACCATGGCGCATGCCCTGAAGTGCAGTGTGACCGCCGAGGCGGTCGAGACCAGGGACCAGGCGGACCGGTTGCGGCAGCTGGGATGCGACACCGCACAGGGCTACCTGTTCTCCCGGCCCCTCCCGCCGGAGTCCCTGCTCCCCCTCCTTCACGGTCCCGCCTGCGCATCCCTGCATTCCGGTACGCCGTGAGCCTCGCGCCACCCGCCCCCTGATCCGCGGCCTCGGATCAGGTGTCGCCGGCGTCCTTCCTCCGCACCACCGCCTCCCACTGACCTGCGAGACCCAGGTCCACGACCTCGACCTCCGTGTCGTCGTCCACGGGGACGTTGCAGAGCAGGCGCAGGGTGTCTCTCGGGTTCGCCATCAGCAACGCCTTGAGCAGTTCCTCGAATCTGCGGTCTGCCGCCGGTGTGCCGGACGTGGTGCTTTCTGCGGATCCCTGTTCGGGTTCAATGGATGGCATGGGACAACTTTACGCGGAGCAGGTGACTAGCGACAAGGGGCAGGGGCGGTGATCAGGAATTACGGCTTGCGGGGGTGGGTGAGACTGACGCGATGAGCACCGCTGTCGATACGTATCCGTGCCCGCACTGTTCGGCGGTGGCGTCGGTGACGCAGGGCTGCCCGGGGTGCGGGCGGGGACCAGACACGGATGCGGTCGAGGTGATCCGGCTCAACGTCGAACTCGAGGGGCTGCACAAGCGGCTTCGGGCGGCCCGGAACGAAGTGATCACGCTGGAGGCGTGGATCGGGGACGTGGCGGCGCGGCGGAACGCGGCGGCGCAACGAGTCCGGCAAGCGGTCCGGGCGGGGCAGGCTGCTGCTCCGCGAGCGGTGCGCACCGGGCGGGAGGACCCGGATCCGGAGCCGTGGGGCGGGCGGCCGTCCGGCGTGCTGGAGGAACGCCGGCTCACCACCCTCACCGCGCAGAACGTGCTGTTCGCGCTCGGTGGACTGCTGCTCGTCGTGGCGGCGGCCGTCTTCACGGCCGTGGCCTGGGCGCAGGTCGGGGTCGTCGGGCGAGCGGCGATCCTGGCGATCGCGACCGGGGCGATCCTGGCGGTGCCGCCGTTCGCGGTGCGGCGGGGTCTGACCGGCGCGGCCGAGACGCTCGCCGCGGTCGGGCTGCTGATGATCCTGCTGGACGGATACGCGGCCTGGGCGGTCGACTTCCTCGGCGTACGCGCGATGGCGCCCGCGGCCTACGCGGCGGTGGTCTGCGCGGTCGCTTCCGGGACGGCGTTCGCCTACAGCAAGCTGGTCCGGCTGCCGGGGCCGCGGATCGCCGCCCTGCTCCTGGTCCAGCCGGTGGTGCCATTGATCGCGGTGGCCGCGGACGCCGGCGTGACCGGGTGGTCGGTGGCGCTGACCGGGGTCGCCGCGGTCAACGTCGCGGTGCTGTGGCGGCTGCGATTCGCTCCGGCCGGGGCGGGCCTGGTGGCGTACGTCTGCGGTTCGATCGCCGCGGCCTGCGCCGCAGCCGCGGCCGTCGCCGACCTCACGATGGCGCGCAGCGCGAGCGGGGCAGCGGCGGCCGGTGGGGCGCTGGTGCTGGTCACGGCGGTGGCGACCGGCGCCGCGGTGCTCGCCCGGCACCGGACCGCGCAGACCGTCACGGCCGGGCTGCTCACGATCGCGACCTGCGTCGCGGTGGCCGGGTGGGCCTTGTTGATCAGTCCCGGTACGCCCGTCCTCCGCCTCGCCGTGATCGCCCTGGCCGTCGCCGTCCCCGCCGCGCTGCTGCGCACCCGGTTGCCGGAGCCGGTGGGGCAGGGGCCGTGGGCCGGCGCGCTGCTGGTCGCCACGGTTCCCGCCGCCGGGGTTCTGGCGGCCACCGTGCGAGCCGTGGTGAGCAGCGCCGAGGCCGCCCGGCCACTGCTGGCGGCCGGGTGGGACGTGACGGTCAGCGGGGCGGGCTGGGATCTGCCGGTCGCGGCGGTGGCGGTGCTCTCGGCGTACGCAATCCTGCTGCCCACCCTGCCCCGGGCGGACCTGGCCCTGGGCGGCCTCGCTGTGGTGACGCTGCTGGCGCCGGCGGCGCTGCGGCTGCCGTGGTGGAGCGCCGCGGTGCTCGGGACGATCGTGGCCGTGGTGGCGCTCGCGCTCGCGGCGCGGGCCCGCGACGTGCGCGGTCTCGACGTGCGGCTCGCGGTGTGCGTGATCCTGGGCGGGCACGCGGTGGTGGTCGCTTTCGGGGCGGCCGCGGTCGTGGCCGGGGTGTGCGCGACGATCGCGCTGGCCGGCGTGGGTGTGGCGGTGCTCGTGCGGTCCGGGCCGCGCCGGGCGGACGTGGGGGCCGGCGGGCTGACCACCGGGTTGCTCGCGATCGGCCCGGCGGTGTGGTTCGGGCTGCTGGCGGTGGAGGCCTCGGCGACCGTACGGGTACGCGCCCTGCTCGTGGTGACCGTGGCGCTGTGCCTGGTGGCGCGGCGGACGCCGGGGTATGTGGCGCAGGTGACCGGGGTGGCGCTGCTGTTCGCGGCGGGCGCGCCG
Above is a genomic segment from Actinoplanes ianthinogenes containing:
- a CDS encoding vWA domain-containing protein is translated as MTQSELFTVFPVFLLVDVSASMAGGSIEAVNKALPDIQNEMRVNPMVGEIARIGLTTFSDEARVVIPMCDLAEAHLPELMVEGGTNFAAAFRGVKQAIESGLTSLPKGTPVYRPVVFFMSDGAHQSHEDWVGPLRDLRDGWKFAPEVVTFGFGASQRESLQKIATRFAFQAKGDDTVNQVREIMSAIVRSIRTTSTSLADPSKAQGLYLDTPTETFTQLPTLTI
- a CDS encoding protein phosphatase 2C domain-containing protein, with the translated sequence MDLASEAPTIGRATAPHLGRLNADTPLRPPAIALDGTTAGTFRVAAASMIGTGHLASGHPRQDAYNFMVGDSGRLYIAVADGLGSRPVSQLGSHLFAESVLLAAAEAEDAGTGEPDPAALLRQASRRTAELVEGVYGQDPRAAGFVGAVAVITEAGGRLARIGDVSAFSLVDGEFAELFAADEGLVNIVTASMPGEREEEIELVDVPPAPVLVLGTDGLANDLRNSGNLRAWLGERWRVPHLPFGVGDALRYRRQGSHDDRTAVVVWRGTPPTAPSATPVTASPAASLTASATASPTSSLTASPTASFTDERGASFAASPTASFTDERGASFTDERGASFTDERGASFTEERAAFTQEHGGAAGVGNADESGAEQADET
- a CDS encoding SAM-dependent methyltransferase, with the translated sequence MTEPNDWVPAGIDVNQPSAARVYDYFLGGAHNFAVDRALAEQIAAMTPNIGETMRSNRVFLRRAVRFLAEQGVRQFLDIGSGIPTAGNVHEIALAAAPDARVVYVDIDPVAVEHSRAILAGIEGTGVILADVREVDRVLAEAEKAGLDFTQPVAVLLAGVLHFVPDGDDPGALVAALGAAVVPGSYLLISHATADGQPPEVIEAQRLSGRTGTEIVLRPASVLKAYFKGFDLVEPGLVFIPQWRPDPSDPVDEHPERVGAYAGVGRKG
- a CDS encoding putative bifunctional diguanylate cyclase/phosphodiesterase, whose translation is MTDFAQLWRERVAPEGFVPLDGAALEALLDRLTRRLLEDDPAAAREVGAELVHAHLTDPAVLAATIVTIGAALPSARLAEIQAAVAEGYAHALREATMAEQERLGRAVLDAHATAERALRASESRLRAIFHSAAVGIGVCTMDGRIVRVNQAFADLLGYTPDELCTMVVPQLAHPSDPPGMWRLYDEMIRGDRDHVRLEKAYYRQDGTVVWTDLTSSLIRDEDGKPELIMAMVHDITDRRLLKESLEHQASHDPLTGLPNRVMIAAHLERVFATAGRVGLCYLDLDGFKRINDTLGHQVGDELLVTVAERIAACADEPCRIAGRMSGDEFVLAVRDPSGPAEMRELAERLLAELTRPYEIGRHRLRVSASIGVVDSDVSGTSPAELMKAADLTLYVAKSEGKARFVMYDADRNARQAARYTLAAAIPDALERGEFTVVYQPLVAFADERLCGVEALVRWQHPLLGLLSPDTFIPLAEETGVIVALGRHVLREACAQAASWTDVFVAVNVTVAQVREPSFPAEVAAILAETGLDPRRLVLELTESAIMDTDGAPLAALDGLAARGIRIAIDDFGTGYSNLAYLRRLPVHILKLAGPFVDGLRHSSSVDEQIVRTIVTMAHALKCSVTAEAVETRDQADRLRQLGCDTAQGYLFSRPLPPESLLPLLHGPACASLHSGTP
- a CDS encoding SCO7613 C-terminal domain-containing membrane protein, whose product is MASVTQGCPGCGRGPDTDAVEVIRLNVELEGLHKRLRAARNEVITLEAWIGDVAARRNAAAQRVRQAVRAGQAAAPRAVRTGREDPDPEPWGGRPSGVLEERRLTTLTAQNVLFALGGLLLVVAAAVFTAVAWAQVGVVGRAAILAIATGAILAVPPFAVRRGLTGAAETLAAVGLLMILLDGYAAWAVDFLGVRAMAPAAYAAVVCAVASGTAFAYSKLVRLPGPRIAALLLVQPVVPLIAVAADAGVTGWSVALTGVAAVNVAVLWRLRFAPAGAGLVAYVCGSIAAACAAAAAVADLTMARSASGAAAAGGALVLVTAVATGAAVLARHRTAQTVTAGLLTIATCVAVAGWALLISPGTPVLRLAVIALAVAVPAALLRTRLPEPVGQGPWAGALLVATVPAAGVLAATVRAVVSSAEAARPLLAAGWDVTVSGAGWDLPVAAVAVLSAYAILLPTLPRADLALGGLAVVTLLAPAALRLPWWSAAVLGTIVAVVALALAARARDVRGLDVRLAVCVILGGHAVVVAFGAAAVVAGVCATIALAGVGVAVLVRSGPRRADVGAGGLTTGLLAIGPAVWFGLLAVEASATVRVRALLVVTVALCLVARRTPGYVAQVTGVALLFAAGAPLWGILGDDPVSLSAAAGLLLVASLTAVPQGRGPGSLGAAAVLVAGLVVAAGPDLLAVLVDPYRAVGSAWSGVVPEPAPGSWATVAAVLMSAVAAWFSMKALGHAVWAVAPLAGLAIPLTAAAADAPWPAVPLTTLVTGLAGLIAGTLLPVPAPWRTPLLVAFGWLAGAGLAGTTPLQGPMLAAFALLVISGATIGTAARDEPARITGWTVAGLSLSVVAYTAADLATRQPALPVLAAAAVAATLEWFLAARRPREAPALAAVAHSTAVIALLIAGTPARAALIATLWSLVLAIRALRPAEHRAIRARYALAAAACALLGWWLFLTSRHVGTVEIYTVPAALVALAGGWQARRSRLELPSWTAYGPALAAGFLPSLAIIANSDTGDPQYLRRLVLGVGGLVVLIIGARARLQAPVIAGGTVVVLIALHELVRFWDLVPRWVPLAISGLLLVGIATTMEQRRRDVLRLRDAVRRMS